Proteins from one Synergistaceae bacterium genomic window:
- a CDS encoding DUF882 domain-containing protein produces MTNAHDTKNFKVSEFACKHCGQNEIDQRVLNMAQELRDYLGVPVRVNSGYRCKVHNASPAVKGAKNSKHVLGKACDLSCELGSAGMFQAVKELREQGKLQDLDYCIKYKTFIHIDCGGKRNKLYEIRA; encoded by the coding sequence ATGACAAATGCACATGACACTAAAAACTTCAAAGTATCAGAATTCGCGTGTAAACATTGCGGACAAAACGAAATCGACCAGCGGGTTTTAAACATGGCTCAAGAATTACGGGATTATTTAGGCGTCCCCGTCCGTGTTAATTCCGGTTACCGCTGTAAAGTTCACAACGCAAGCCCGGCGGTAAAAGGCGCTAAGAATTCTAAACACGTACTCGGCAAGGCGTGCGATTTATCGTGTGAACTCGGAAGTGCGGGAATGTTTCAGGCGGTAAAGGAATTAAGAGAGCAAGGCAAACTCCAAGATTTAGACTACTGCATTAAATACAAGACATTTATACACATTGATTGCGGAGGCAAGCGTAATAAACTTTACGAGATTCGCGCATGA
- a CDS encoding phage baseplate assembly protein V, with protein MAKNSSNNESASTARFGYVSAYDASRHMAKIIFPDKDNLISGWLPVSINKSSRDKQESHLEAGEHVFCVMQGNGIESGCVLCAIYDDTNKPVVGEQSKSVINFEDGTTIIYDKANHELNISCAGSVIINSQAFIVNAPVIHIPPNTI; from the coding sequence ATGGCAAAAAATAGCAGTAATAACGAATCAGCAAGTACGGCAAGATTTGGCTACGTGAGTGCATACGACGCGAGCCGGCATATGGCCAAGATAATATTTCCGGACAAAGATAATTTAATTTCAGGGTGGCTCCCAGTCTCTATAAATAAATCTTCACGAGATAAACAAGAAAGTCATTTAGAAGCCGGCGAACATGTTTTCTGCGTCATGCAGGGCAACGGAATAGAGTCGGGCTGTGTTTTATGCGCAATTTATGACGATACTAATAAACCGGTTGTCGGCGAACAGAGTAAAAGCGTAATAAATTTTGAGGACGGCACTACAATAATTTACGATAAAGCTAATCACGAGCTGAATATTTCATGCGCCGGGAGCGTGATAATTAATTCACAGGCATTTATCGTTAATGCTCCCGTTATTCATATACCTCCGAACACGATATAA